In Bos javanicus breed banteng chromosome 2, ARS-OSU_banteng_1.0, whole genome shotgun sequence, the following proteins share a genomic window:
- the BZW1 gene encoding eIF5-mimic protein 2 isoform X3 — protein sequence MLLEQNLITDDMQKHSLTSWWLAECWVSVFNKLIRRYKYLEKGFEDEVKKLLLFLKGFSESERNKLAMLTGVLLANGTLNASILNSLYNENLVKEGVSAAFAVKLFKSWINEKDINAVAASLRKVSMDNRLMELFPANKQSVEHFTKYFTEAGLKELSEYVRNQQTIGARKELQKELQEQMSRGDPFKDIILYVKEEMKKNNIPEPVVIGIVWSSVMSTVEWNKKEELVAEQAIKHLKQYSPLLAAFTTQGQSELTLLLKIQEYCYDNIHFMKAFQKIVVLFYKAEVLSEEPILKWYKDAHVAKGKSVFLEQMKKFVEWLKNAEEESESEAEEGD from the exons ATGCTTCTGGAGCAAAACTTGATTACCGACGATATGCAGAAACACTCTTTGACATCCTGGTGGCTGGCGGAATGCTGGGTAAGT GTTTTTAACAAGTTAATCAGGCGCTACAAATACCTGGAGAAAGGTTTTGAAGATGAAGTTAAAAAG CTGCTGCTGTTCTTAAAGGGTTTTTCAGAGTCGGAAAGGAACAAGCTGGCTATGTTGACTGGTGTTCTTCTGGCTAATGGAACACTTAATGCATCCATTCTTAATAGCCTTTACAATGAGAATTTGGTTAAAGAAG GGGTTTCAGCAGCTTTTGCTGTAAAGCTCTTTAAATCATggataaatgaaaaagatatcAATGCAGTAGCTGCAAGTCTTCGGAAAGTGAGCATGGATAACAGACTGATG GAACTTTTTCCTGCCAATAAACAAAGCGTTGAACACTTCACAAAGTATTTTACTGAGGCAGGCTTGAAAGAGCTTTCAGAATATGTTCGGAATCAGCAAACCATAGGAGCTCGTAAGGAACTCCAGAAAGAACTTCAAGAACAGATGTCCCGTGGTGATCCATTTAAGGAT ATAATTTTGTATgtcaaggaagaaatgaaaaaaaacaacatCCCAGAACCCGTTGTCATTGGAATAGTGTGGTCCAGCGTAATGAGCACTGTGGAATGGAACAAAAAAGAGGAGCTTGTAGCAGAGCAAGCCATCAAGCACTTGAAG cAATACAGCCCTCTACTTGCTGCCTTTACAACTCAAGGTCAGTCTGAGCTGACTCTGTTACTGAAGATTCAGGAGTACTGCTATGACAACATTCATTTCATGAAAGCCTTCCAGAAAATAGTGGTGCTTTTTTATAAAG CTGAAGTTCTGAGTGAAGAACCCATTCTAAAATGGTATAAAGATGCACACGTTGCCAAGGGGAAGAGTGTCTTCCTTGAGCAAATGAAAAAGTTTGTAGAGTGGCTcaaaaatgctgaagaag AATCTGAGTCTGAAGCTGAAGAAGGTGACTGA
- the BZW1 gene encoding eIF5-mimic protein 2 isoform X2, giving the protein MNNQKQQKPTLSGQRFKTRKRDEKERFDPTQFQDCIIQGLTETGTDLEAVAKFLDASGAKLDYRRYAETLFDILVAGGMLAPGGTLADDMMRTDVCVFAAQEDLETMQAFAQVFNKLIRRYKYLEKGFEDEVKKLLLFLKGFSESERNKLAMLTGVLLANGTLNASILNSLYNENLVKEGVSAAFAVKLFKSWINEKDINAVAASLRKVSMDNRLMELFPANKQSVEHFTKYFTEAGLKELSEYVRNQQTIGARKELQKELQEQMSRGDPFKDIILYVKEEMKKNNIPEPVVIGIVWSSVMSTVEWNKKEELVAEQAIKHLKQYSPLLAAFTTQGQSELTLLLKIQEYCYDNIHFMKAFQKIVVLFYKAEVLSEEPILKWYKDAHVAKGKSVFLEQMKKFVEWLKNAEEESESEAEEGD; this is encoded by the exons ATGAATAATCAAAAGCAGCAAAAGCCAACGCTATCAGGCCAGCgttttaaaaccagaaaaagag ATGAAAAAGAGAGGTTTGACCCTACTCAGTTTCAAGACTGCATTATTCAAGGCTTAACTGAAACTGGTACTGATTTGGAAGCAGTAGCAAAGTTTCTTGATGCTTCTGGAGCAAAACTTGATTACCGACGATATGCAGAAACACTCTTTGACATCCTGGTGGCTGGCGGAATGCTGG CCCCAGGTGGTACActggcagatgacatgatgcgtACAGATGTCTGTGTGTTTGCAGCACAAGAAGACCTAGAGACCATGCAAGCATTTGCTCAG GTTTTTAACAAGTTAATCAGGCGCTACAAATACCTGGAGAAAGGTTTTGAAGATGAAGTTAAAAAG CTGCTGCTGTTCTTAAAGGGTTTTTCAGAGTCGGAAAGGAACAAGCTGGCTATGTTGACTGGTGTTCTTCTGGCTAATGGAACACTTAATGCATCCATTCTTAATAGCCTTTACAATGAGAATTTGGTTAAAGAAG GGGTTTCAGCAGCTTTTGCTGTAAAGCTCTTTAAATCATggataaatgaaaaagatatcAATGCAGTAGCTGCAAGTCTTCGGAAAGTGAGCATGGATAACAGACTGATG GAACTTTTTCCTGCCAATAAACAAAGCGTTGAACACTTCACAAAGTATTTTACTGAGGCAGGCTTGAAAGAGCTTTCAGAATATGTTCGGAATCAGCAAACCATAGGAGCTCGTAAGGAACTCCAGAAAGAACTTCAAGAACAGATGTCCCGTGGTGATCCATTTAAGGAT ATAATTTTGTATgtcaaggaagaaatgaaaaaaaacaacatCCCAGAACCCGTTGTCATTGGAATAGTGTGGTCCAGCGTAATGAGCACTGTGGAATGGAACAAAAAAGAGGAGCTTGTAGCAGAGCAAGCCATCAAGCACTTGAAG cAATACAGCCCTCTACTTGCTGCCTTTACAACTCAAGGTCAGTCTGAGCTGACTCTGTTACTGAAGATTCAGGAGTACTGCTATGACAACATTCATTTCATGAAAGCCTTCCAGAAAATAGTGGTGCTTTTTTATAAAG CTGAAGTTCTGAGTGAAGAACCCATTCTAAAATGGTATAAAGATGCACACGTTGCCAAGGGGAAGAGTGTCTTCCTTGAGCAAATGAAAAAGTTTGTAGAGTGGCTcaaaaatgctgaagaag AATCTGAGTCTGAAGCTGAAGAAGGTGACTGA
- the BZW1 gene encoding eIF5-mimic protein 2 isoform X1, with translation MYGAAGPPARSASAPLVRSLRRPPPPTTGVSFMNNQKQQKPTLSGQRFKTRKRDEKERFDPTQFQDCIIQGLTETGTDLEAVAKFLDASGAKLDYRRYAETLFDILVAGGMLAPGGTLADDMMRTDVCVFAAQEDLETMQAFAQVFNKLIRRYKYLEKGFEDEVKKLLLFLKGFSESERNKLAMLTGVLLANGTLNASILNSLYNENLVKEGVSAAFAVKLFKSWINEKDINAVAASLRKVSMDNRLMELFPANKQSVEHFTKYFTEAGLKELSEYVRNQQTIGARKELQKELQEQMSRGDPFKDIILYVKEEMKKNNIPEPVVIGIVWSSVMSTVEWNKKEELVAEQAIKHLKQYSPLLAAFTTQGQSELTLLLKIQEYCYDNIHFMKAFQKIVVLFYKAEVLSEEPILKWYKDAHVAKGKSVFLEQMKKFVEWLKNAEEESESEAEEGD, from the exons ATGTACGGGGCGGCGGGGCCCCCGGCGCGAAGCGCCTCGGCGCCTTTGGTCCGCTCGTTGCGGCGGCCGCCACCGCCGACCACGGG GGTGTCTTTTATGAATAATCAAAAGCAGCAAAAGCCAACGCTATCAGGCCAGCgttttaaaaccagaaaaagag ATGAAAAAGAGAGGTTTGACCCTACTCAGTTTCAAGACTGCATTATTCAAGGCTTAACTGAAACTGGTACTGATTTGGAAGCAGTAGCAAAGTTTCTTGATGCTTCTGGAGCAAAACTTGATTACCGACGATATGCAGAAACACTCTTTGACATCCTGGTGGCTGGCGGAATGCTGG CCCCAGGTGGTACActggcagatgacatgatgcgtACAGATGTCTGTGTGTTTGCAGCACAAGAAGACCTAGAGACCATGCAAGCATTTGCTCAG GTTTTTAACAAGTTAATCAGGCGCTACAAATACCTGGAGAAAGGTTTTGAAGATGAAGTTAAAAAG CTGCTGCTGTTCTTAAAGGGTTTTTCAGAGTCGGAAAGGAACAAGCTGGCTATGTTGACTGGTGTTCTTCTGGCTAATGGAACACTTAATGCATCCATTCTTAATAGCCTTTACAATGAGAATTTGGTTAAAGAAG GGGTTTCAGCAGCTTTTGCTGTAAAGCTCTTTAAATCATggataaatgaaaaagatatcAATGCAGTAGCTGCAAGTCTTCGGAAAGTGAGCATGGATAACAGACTGATG GAACTTTTTCCTGCCAATAAACAAAGCGTTGAACACTTCACAAAGTATTTTACTGAGGCAGGCTTGAAAGAGCTTTCAGAATATGTTCGGAATCAGCAAACCATAGGAGCTCGTAAGGAACTCCAGAAAGAACTTCAAGAACAGATGTCCCGTGGTGATCCATTTAAGGAT ATAATTTTGTATgtcaaggaagaaatgaaaaaaaacaacatCCCAGAACCCGTTGTCATTGGAATAGTGTGGTCCAGCGTAATGAGCACTGTGGAATGGAACAAAAAAGAGGAGCTTGTAGCAGAGCAAGCCATCAAGCACTTGAAG cAATACAGCCCTCTACTTGCTGCCTTTACAACTCAAGGTCAGTCTGAGCTGACTCTGTTACTGAAGATTCAGGAGTACTGCTATGACAACATTCATTTCATGAAAGCCTTCCAGAAAATAGTGGTGCTTTTTTATAAAG CTGAAGTTCTGAGTGAAGAACCCATTCTAAAATGGTATAAAGATGCACACGTTGCCAAGGGGAAGAGTGTCTTCCTTGAGCAAATGAAAAAGTTTGTAGAGTGGCTcaaaaatgctgaagaag AATCTGAGTCTGAAGCTGAAGAAGGTGACTGA